The following coding sequences lie in one Cyanobacterium sp. Dongsha4 genomic window:
- the minD gene encoding septum site-determining protein MinD has translation MTRVIVITSGKGGVGKTTITANLGTAVAQLGKKVCLIDADFGLRNLDLLLGLEQRVVYTIIDALSGECTLEKAIVKDKRTEGLHLLPAAQNRTKDAITPEQMKEVVEQLSPNFDYIFVDCPAGIEMGFRNAISAAKEALIVTTPEVAAVRDADRVVGLLESENMSNIRLIVNRLRPEMVQMDEMLSVEDILDLLVVPLIGIVPDDKKIITSSNKGEPLVLSPQDSLPAMAIKNIARRVNGTDVPFLDLMATQDNLITRIRRFFGFSSQK, from the coding sequence ATGACTAGAGTTATTGTTATTACTTCTGGAAAAGGCGGAGTCGGGAAAACAACCATTACGGCAAATCTTGGCACAGCCGTTGCCCAGTTGGGGAAAAAAGTTTGTCTGATTGATGCAGATTTTGGGTTAAGAAATTTAGATTTATTATTGGGTCTGGAGCAAAGAGTCGTTTATACTATTATTGATGCTTTATCTGGTGAATGTACTTTAGAAAAAGCGATCGTTAAAGATAAAAGAACAGAAGGCTTACATCTGTTACCTGCGGCACAGAATCGCACTAAAGATGCCATTACTCCAGAACAAATGAAGGAAGTAGTCGAGCAACTTAGTCCTAATTTTGATTATATCTTTGTTGACTGTCCTGCGGGGATTGAAATGGGCTTCCGTAATGCTATCTCGGCGGCAAAAGAAGCCTTAATTGTTACAACTCCTGAAGTTGCGGCAGTTAGGGATGCGGATAGAGTTGTCGGCTTATTAGAAAGTGAGAATATGAGTAATATTCGCCTTATCGTTAATCGACTGCGTCCAGAAATGGTACAAATGGATGAGATGTTGAGTGTAGAGGATATACTTGATTTATTAGTTGTTCCTTTAATTGGCATTGTACCTGACGATAAAAAAATCATAACATCTTCTAATAAAGGAGAACCATTGGTTTTAAGTCCTCAAGATTCTCTCCCCGCTATGGCTATTAAAAATATTGCCAGAAGAGTTAATGGTACTGATGTTCCATTTTTAGATTTAATGGCAACTCAAGATAATCTCATTACAAGAATCCGTCGTTTTTTTGGTTTTTCTTCTCAAAAATAA
- the minE gene encoding cell division topological specificity factor MinE, with protein sequence MFKEIVDTINSWTGSNKTRNQAKSRLKLVLSHDRAGINPEIIAKMRQEILEVVSRYLDIDVDETEFFIQSNDRKTSLSANLPIKTFKRTQSPLNQDNIS encoded by the coding sequence ATGTTTAAAGAAATTGTTGATACTATTAATTCATGGACTGGCTCGAATAAAACTCGTAATCAGGCAAAAAGTCGTTTAAAATTGGTATTGTCTCATGATCGCGCCGGTATTAATCCTGAAATCATCGCCAAAATGCGTCAGGAAATATTAGAAGTTGTTAGCCGTTACCTAGATATTGACGTTGACGAAACTGAATTTTTTATTCAAAGTAATGACCGTAAAACGTCTTTGAGTGCCAATTTACCCATTAAAACTTTTAAGCGTACTCAATCTCCCTTAAATCAAGATAATATAAGCTAG
- a CDS encoding GNAT family N-acetyltransferase encodes MNTYSKSKSIMQIRPIQYRDLGAIARLLQERLSIEFNSRQNALLEKIQKYQSCYGLLQLTKILPWTVDQDFYVYVAEKHQQIQGLIQVYPINHNRSTWKVEQVLINHNTSLSHLLIGNCSIGSQLLRYCFEKIWEARTWVLEVNVNEKNTIGLYRENGFQPMAQITYWQCDGDTLEKLAQQEPNLPNLLPVSNADAKLIYQLDCVSMPPMLRQIFDRHVDDFKTNLWQYLTGKIQELFNHTEVVSAYVFEPQRKAAIGYFEINLCKDGNHPHKAKLTVHPAYTWLYPKLLSQMATLIKVYPSQSLILSSADYQAEREEFLEQLGATRQDHNLLMSRSVWHKLKETKSLDLSLPEVLNSLKPVHTPIPTPWTKSHWQDNPHNSQNKSADHQE; translated from the coding sequence ATGAATACTTACTCTAAATCTAAGTCTATTATGCAAATTCGTCCTATTCAATATCGTGATTTAGGTGCGATCGCACGTTTATTACAAGAACGTTTGTCCATCGAATTTAACAGTCGTCAAAATGCTTTATTAGAGAAAATTCAAAAATATCAAAGTTGTTATGGTTTATTACAATTAACAAAAATTTTACCTTGGACTGTTGATCAAGATTTTTATGTTTATGTAGCGGAAAAACACCAGCAAATTCAGGGATTAATTCAAGTTTATCCCATTAACCATAATCGCAGTACTTGGAAAGTTGAACAGGTTTTAATCAATCACAATACTTCTTTAAGTCACTTATTAATCGGTAATTGCAGTATTGGTTCTCAATTATTACGTTATTGTTTTGAGAAAATCTGGGAAGCTAGAACTTGGGTACTAGAAGTTAATGTGAATGAAAAAAATACTATTGGTTTATATAGGGAAAATGGTTTTCAGCCGATGGCACAGATTACCTATTGGCAATGTGATGGGGATACCTTAGAAAAACTAGCACAACAAGAACCTAATTTACCGAATTTACTACCTGTGAGTAATGCAGATGCAAAACTTATTTACCAGTTAGATTGTGTTTCTATGCCCCCGATGTTAAGACAAATTTTCGATCGCCATGTGGATGATTTTAAAACTAATTTATGGCAATATTTAACGGGCAAAATACAAGAATTATTTAATCATACAGAGGTAGTTAGTGCTTATGTGTTTGAACCTCAGAGAAAAGCTGCGATCGGCTATTTTGAAATTAACTTATGTAAAGACGGAAATCATCCTCACAAAGCAAAGCTAACAGTACATCCTGCCTATACATGGCTATATCCTAAATTGTTATCACAAATGGCAACCTTAATTAAGGTTTATCCCTCTCAATCTTTAATATTATCCTCAGCAGACTATCAAGCAGAAAGAGAGGAATTTTTAGAGCAGTTAGGAGCAACCCGTCAAGATCACAATTTATTAATGTCTCGTTCTGTATGGCATAAACTAAAAGAAACTAAATCTCTCGATCTGAGTTTACCCGAAGTTTTAAACAGTTTAAAACCAGTTCATACCCCTATTCCTACTCCTTGGACAAAATCCCACTGGCAAGATAATCCTCATAATTCTCAGAATAAATCCGCAGACCATCAAGAATAG
- a CDS encoding glutaredoxin family protein has protein sequence MELILYSKAGCHLCEGLEEKLRTIDDIDIKLEIRDITENKHWWEKYQYEIPVLYMIKDGQEKLIPRNSPRISVSQLSKVLQKFANEQ, from the coding sequence ATGGAATTGATTTTATATAGCAAAGCTGGTTGTCATTTGTGTGAAGGATTAGAGGAAAAACTAAGAACTATTGATGATATTGACATAAAATTAGAGATAAGAGATATTACAGAAAACAAACATTGGTGGGAAAAATATCAATATGAAATTCCTGTTTTGTATATGATAAAAGATGGACAAGAAAAGTTAATTCCTCGTAATTCTCCTCGCATTTCTGTTAGTCAATTAAGTAAAGTTTTACAAAAGTTTGCCAATGAACAATAA
- a CDS encoding DUF938 domain-containing protein, which yields MKKHAPATVNNREPILEILKNIIVNNDTGNILEVASGTGEHSIFFAPHFPQQKWIPSDQNLESIASIKAWREEYHCDNLQSPLIIDVMESDWYLPLKTEKISTIICINMIHIAPWEACLGLMEGAGELLPLNGILYLYGAYKLNNQHTAPSNKEFDYYLRSQNPAWGVRNLEDVEKIANKYHLNLEQKIAMPANNFSLIFRKTNIN from the coding sequence ATGAAAAAACACGCTCCTGCAACAGTTAATAATCGTGAACCCATACTAGAGATATTGAAAAACATAATTGTCAATAATGATACAGGTAATATCTTAGAGGTTGCTAGTGGCACAGGAGAACATTCTATATTTTTTGCACCTCATTTTCCTCAACAAAAATGGATTCCCTCTGATCAAAATCTGGAATCTATCGCTAGTATCAAAGCATGGAGAGAAGAATACCACTGTGATAATTTACAATCACCTTTAATAATTGATGTTATGGAGAGCGATTGGTATCTGCCTTTAAAAACAGAAAAAATAAGCACAATTATTTGTATTAATATGATTCATATTGCCCCTTGGGAGGCTTGTCTCGGCTTAATGGAAGGTGCAGGGGAATTATTACCCCTCAATGGTATTTTATATCTGTATGGGGCTTATAAACTCAACAACCAGCACACTGCCCCCAGTAATAAAGAATTTGATTATTATTTAAGAAGTCAAAACCCTGCATGGGGGGTGAGAAATTTAGAAGACGTGGAAAAAATTGCTAATAAATATCATTTGAATTTGGAGCAAAAAATAGCCATGCCCGCTAATAATTTTTCTTTAATTTTCCGCAAAACAAATATTAATTAA
- a CDS encoding diguanylate cyclase yields the protein MPKPSCLNIGAYFLIVMGLTVCFGWYNQIDSLIQIHPDFVPMQFNTALGFIFLGLSIFGINYEYYFVARCFISLVFLLGFLTLIQYILSFNIGIDQLFIEHYITVATSHPGRMAPNTALCFLLSSLSLWFLTYFPPRIKFLSTASILSAFVTGLGTVAFFGYLSEVETAYGWGKLTQMAIHTSVGFIMAGFSIIFDSQCISLRRFQRLPFLMLPITSCIIGLTITISFWQSLEASESMIRAECVTYRHNLISEGILIMGVIFSIVLGATIWLTQKFKEQVTKLKQAQYQILQLNSQLEKISYLDALTGVANRRLFDLKLSQEWRIAYKNQSYLGLIILDIDYFKNYNDYYGHQKGDECLKKVAEAICEVVRSENDLVARYGGEEFVIILPNTNKQSLDAIALRTLNNIRQRSILHENSPISKGITASLGGYIIIPESVDLSELENFMNKADQALYEAKSKGRNCIVIRSLDK from the coding sequence ATGCCGAAGCCATCCTGTCTTAATATAGGGGCATACTTCCTCATTGTCATGGGGTTAACAGTTTGTTTTGGTTGGTATAACCAGATTGATTCTTTAATTCAAATTCATCCCGATTTTGTACCGATGCAATTTAATACAGCATTGGGATTTATTTTTTTAGGATTATCTATTTTTGGTATTAATTATGAATATTATTTTGTTGCTCGATGTTTCATTTCATTGGTTTTTTTATTGGGTTTTCTGACTTTAATTCAATATATTTTAAGTTTTAATATAGGAATTGATCAGTTATTTATAGAGCATTATATTACTGTTGCCACTTCTCATCCGGGTCGTATGGCTCCTAACACTGCCCTTTGCTTTTTGTTGAGTAGTTTATCTCTTTGGTTTTTGACATATTTTCCTCCTCGCATTAAATTTCTTTCCACAGCTAGTATTCTTAGTGCATTTGTAACAGGATTAGGTACAGTAGCTTTTTTTGGCTATTTATCGGAAGTCGAGACGGCTTACGGTTGGGGTAAGCTCACTCAGATGGCAATACATACTTCTGTGGGTTTCATCATGGCTGGATTTTCTATTATTTTTGATTCTCAATGTATTTCTTTAAGACGTTTTCAACGATTACCTTTTCTTATGTTGCCTATTACCAGTTGTATTATTGGTTTAACTATCACTATTTCTTTTTGGCAGAGTTTGGAAGCATCTGAGTCAATGATTAGGGCTGAGTGTGTTACTTATCGGCATAATCTGATTAGTGAGGGTATTTTAATTATGGGGGTTATTTTTTCTATAGTTTTGGGGGCAACAATTTGGTTAACTCAAAAATTTAAGGAACAAGTAACAAAGTTGAAACAGGCACAATATCAGATTTTACAGCTCAATAGTCAATTGGAAAAGATTTCTTATTTAGATGCTTTAACAGGAGTTGCGAATCGTCGTTTATTTGATTTGAAATTGTCTCAAGAATGGAGAATAGCATACAAAAATCAGTCTTATTTGGGCTTAATTATACTCGATATAGATTATTTTAAAAATTATAATGATTATTATGGGCATCAAAAAGGAGATGAATGTTTAAAAAAAGTTGCAGAGGCTATTTGCGAAGTTGTTAGAAGTGAAAATGATTTAGTTGCTAGGTATGGAGGAGAAGAATTTGTCATTATATTACCTAATACGAATAAACAATCTTTAGATGCGATCGCGCTAAGAACTTTAAATAATATTCGTCAAAGGTCAATTCTCCACGAAAATTCGCCTATTAGCAAAGGGATTACAGCTAGTTTAGGAGGTTATATTATTATTCCAGAGTCTGTTGATTTATCGGAATTAGAAAATTTCATGAATAAAGCGGATCAAGCCTTATATGAAGCAAAAAGTAAGGGAAGAAATTGTATTGTTATTAGGTCATTAGACAAATAA
- the fusA gene encoding elongation factor G has product MARTIPLSLVRNIGIAAHIDAGKTTTTERILFYSGIVHKIGEVHEGNAVTDWMEQERERGITITAAAISTSWKEHHINIIDTPGHVDFTIEVERSMRVLDGVIAVFCSVGGVQPQSETVWRQADRYHVPRIAFVNKMDRTGANFFKVYQQVKDRLRAHAIPVQIPIGSEDDFRGIVDLVTQKAYIYKDDLGQDIEVVEIPDEVKELVQEYRGYLLEAIAESDESLLEKYLAEEEITEDEIKAVIRKGTIAGTLVPMLCGSAFKNKGVQLLLDAVVDYLPAPTEVPAIKGLLPSGEEETRHSSDEEPFSALAFKIASDPFGRLTFLRVYSGVLTKGNYVYNSTKNTKERMSRLIVLKANERIEVDELRAGDLGAAIGLRKTITGDTLCDENHPIILESLYVPEPVISVAVEPKTTQDMDKLSKALQSLSDEDPTFKVSVDPETNQTVIAGMGELHLEILVDRMLREFKVEANVGQPQVAYRETIRKATTVEGKFIRQSGGKGQYGHVVIEVEPAEAGSGFDFNSKIVGGTIPKEFIPAVEQGIKEACDSGIIAGYPVIDLKVTLIDGSYHDVDSSEMAFKIAGSMAIRDGVEKADPVLLEPMMKVEVEVPENFLGDVMGDLNSRRGMIEGMNNEDGLAKVTAKVPLETMFGYATDIRSKTQGRGIFSMEFSNYAEVPSNVANTIIAKNRGIL; this is encoded by the coding sequence GTGGCACGGACAATTCCGCTTTCTTTAGTCCGTAATATTGGTATTGCGGCTCATATTGATGCGGGTAAAACCACAACGACAGAAAGAATACTTTTTTACTCTGGTATTGTACACAAGATCGGAGAAGTTCATGAAGGCAATGCTGTGACAGACTGGATGGAACAGGAACGGGAGAGGGGAATAACCATAACCGCCGCCGCCATTAGTACCAGTTGGAAGGAGCATCATATTAACATCATTGATACTCCTGGTCACGTTGACTTTACCATTGAGGTTGAGCGCTCTATGAGAGTTCTCGATGGTGTAATTGCGGTGTTTTGTTCTGTGGGTGGTGTACAGCCTCAGTCAGAAACGGTTTGGCGTCAAGCAGATCGTTATCATGTGCCTCGTATTGCCTTCGTCAATAAGATGGATCGCACGGGAGCAAATTTTTTCAAGGTTTATCAACAGGTTAAGGATCGTTTGCGAGCCCACGCTATTCCAGTTCAAATTCCCATCGGTAGCGAAGATGACTTCCGAGGAATTGTGGATTTAGTTACTCAAAAAGCCTACATCTACAAGGACGATCTCGGTCAAGATATTGAAGTAGTGGAAATTCCTGATGAGGTAAAAGAGCTAGTACAGGAATATCGTGGATATTTGTTAGAAGCGATCGCAGAATCTGATGAAAGTCTCTTAGAAAAATATTTAGCTGAAGAAGAAATTACCGAAGACGAAATAAAAGCGGTTATCCGTAAAGGAACGATCGCAGGAACTTTAGTTCCGATGCTATGCGGTTCAGCTTTCAAGAATAAAGGGGTACAGTTATTGCTTGATGCGGTAGTGGATTATCTTCCAGCACCGACAGAAGTACCTGCTATTAAAGGTCTTTTACCCTCTGGGGAAGAGGAAACTCGTCATTCGAGCGATGAAGAACCTTTTTCTGCTTTAGCTTTTAAGATCGCCTCAGATCCATTTGGTCGCTTGACTTTCTTAAGGGTTTACTCTGGAGTTTTGACCAAAGGAAACTATGTTTATAATTCAACCAAAAACACAAAAGAGCGAATGTCTCGTTTGATTGTGTTGAAAGCAAATGAACGTATTGAGGTAGATGAATTAAGAGCAGGAGATCTGGGGGCTGCGATCGGATTAAGAAAAACTATCACTGGGGATACCCTATGTGATGAAAATCATCCGATCATTTTGGAATCTTTATATGTTCCAGAACCAGTTATCTCTGTGGCAGTTGAACCAAAAACAACTCAAGACATGGACAAGTTGTCTAAAGCTCTACAATCTCTATCCGATGAAGACCCTACCTTTAAAGTTAGTGTTGATCCTGAGACTAACCAGACTGTAATTGCAGGGATGGGAGAATTACATTTAGAGATTTTAGTCGATCGCATGTTGCGAGAGTTTAAAGTTGAAGCAAATGTAGGACAACCCCAAGTGGCCTATCGGGAAACCATACGTAAAGCCACCACTGTAGAAGGCAAATTTATTCGCCAAAGCGGTGGTAAAGGTCAATACGGTCATGTGGTAATCGAAGTTGAACCTGCAGAAGCAGGAAGCGGTTTTGACTTTAATTCAAAAATCGTGGGAGGAACTATTCCCAAGGAATTTATCCCCGCCGTAGAGCAAGGGATAAAAGAAGCCTGTGATTCTGGAATCATTGCTGGTTATCCAGTCATTGATCTTAAAGTCACATTAATAGACGGATCATATCATGATGTGGATTCTTCGGAAATGGCTTTCAAAATAGCTGGTTCAATGGCAATTCGGGATGGTGTAGAAAAAGCCGATCCAGTGTTGTTAGAACCGATGATGAAAGTAGAGGTAGAAGTACCAGAAAATTTCCTTGGAGATGTAATGGGAGATCTTAACTCCCGTCGTGGTATGATCGAGGGAATGAATAATGAAGACGGCTTGGCTAAGGTAACTGCAAAAGTTCCTTTAGAAACTATGTTCGGATATGCGACTGATATTCGTTCAAAGACCCAAGGACGTGGTATATTTAGCATGGAATTCAGCAACTACGCTGAAGTTCCTAGCAATGTGGCGAATACCATCATTGCCAAAAATAGAGGAATTCTATAA
- the tuf gene encoding elongation factor Tu: MAREKFERTKPHVNIGTIGHVDHGKTTLTAAITLTLAAAGQAKARKYDEIDAAPEEKARGITINTAHVEYETPDRHYAHVDCPGHADYVKNMITGAAQMDGAILVVSAADGPMPQTREHILLARQVGVPNLVVFLNKQDQVDDDELLELVELEVRELLSEYGFDGDNIPIVAGSALKAVEQMTSNAATQKGENEWTDKIWALMDEVDAYIPTPERDIDKPFLMAVEDVFSITGRGTVATGRIERGKVKVGETIEIVGIRDTRSTTVTGVEMFQKTLDEGMAGDNVGVLLRGVQKDDIERGMVLAKPGSITPHTKFEAEVYVLKKEEGGRHTPFFPGYRPQFYVRTTDVTGTISDFTADDGSAAEMVMPGDRIKMTVELICPIAIEQGMRFAIREGGRTIGAGAVAKILQ; encoded by the coding sequence ATGGCACGCGAAAAATTTGAAAGAACGAAACCTCACGTTAATATTGGTACTATCGGTCACGTTGACCATGGTAAAACTACTTTAACCGCAGCTATTACCTTAACTTTGGCGGCGGCTGGTCAGGCTAAAGCTCGTAAATACGATGAAATCGATGCAGCCCCTGAAGAAAAAGCTCGTGGTATTACCATTAATACTGCTCACGTAGAGTATGAAACTCCTGATCGTCACTACGCTCACGTTGACTGTCCTGGACACGCTGACTACGTTAAAAACATGATCACTGGTGCGGCACAAATGGATGGTGCTATTCTAGTAGTATCTGCGGCTGACGGTCCTATGCCTCAAACCCGTGAACACATCCTCTTAGCTAGACAGGTTGGTGTACCTAACTTAGTTGTTTTCTTAAACAAACAAGACCAAGTAGATGATGATGAATTATTAGAATTAGTTGAATTAGAAGTTCGTGAGTTACTCAGCGAATATGGTTTCGACGGTGATAATATTCCCATTGTCGCTGGTTCTGCATTAAAAGCTGTTGAACAGATGACCTCTAATGCCGCTACCCAAAAAGGTGAAAACGAGTGGACCGATAAAATCTGGGCTTTAATGGATGAAGTAGATGCTTATATCCCCACTCCTGAGCGTGATATTGACAAACCTTTCTTAATGGCAGTGGAGGACGTATTCTCTATTACTGGTCGTGGTACTGTTGCTACTGGTCGTATTGAGAGAGGAAAAGTTAAAGTTGGTGAAACCATCGAGATCGTTGGTATTCGTGACACCCGTAGCACCACTGTTACTGGGGTTGAAATGTTCCAAAAAACCTTAGACGAAGGTATGGCTGGAGACAACGTCGGTGTACTTCTTCGTGGTGTTCAAAAGGATGATATTGAGCGTGGTATGGTATTAGCTAAACCAGGTTCTATCACTCCTCACACCAAATTTGAGGCTGAAGTTTACGTTCTCAAAAAAGAAGAAGGTGGTCGTCACACTCCTTTCTTCCCCGGTTACCGTCCTCAGTTCTACGTTCGTACAACTGACGTAACTGGAACTATCAGTGACTTCACTGCTGACGATGGAAGTGCGGCTGAAATGGTTATGCCTGGCGATCGCATCAAAATGACCGTAGAATTAATCTGCCCCATTGCGATCGAACAAGGTATGCGTTTTGCGATTCGTGAAGGTGGTCGTACCATCGGTGCAGGTGCTGTAGCTAAAATTTTACAGTAA
- a CDS encoding DUF1622 domain-containing protein — MEFIEHLEGGLVYIATLAKIFLEALGIITVTMGIVINLHHIIYLCHHPNNHIYNIVRTRVARSLALALEFQLGADILATTVGATYESLGKLAIVAIIRTFLNYFLSKEIKELNLENHDH; from the coding sequence ATGGAATTTATCGAACATTTAGAAGGGGGCTTAGTATATATTGCGACATTGGCGAAAATTTTTCTCGAAGCACTGGGGATAATCACCGTAACTATGGGCATTGTCATCAACCTTCATCATATAATTTATCTTTGTCACCATCCTAATAATCACATCTATAATATTGTCAGAACTCGTGTGGCTAGGTCTTTAGCTTTAGCATTGGAATTTCAATTAGGGGCAGATATATTAGCGACAACGGTAGGTGCAACTTATGAGAGTTTGGGAAAATTAGCGATCGTTGCTATTATTAGAACATTTCTTAACTATTTTCTCTCCAAAGAAATTAAAGAATTAAATTTAGAGAATCATGATCATTAG
- a CDS encoding MFS transporter — MSKLSLNPQVWILAGGRLLLQFGTGFTLFYAPIFFVNELNFSPTMVGIALGSSSVSGIVGRFWGGSWSDSLKWGRKKTLLLSALISAVADIFLILTHNYLFLLLGNLLMGLGIGLYWPPAEAAVADLTTEKQRNSAFALSRLGDNIGLGLGVAVGGWLIALTNNYRLLFIIDGFSFILFYLVIKFTIKESYHGGKEGDEDNWQNWQKALKDKRLWVFCFINILFTTYISQIQSTLPLYLTNFTNSNQFSITNLSGLFSLHIAFAALFQLPVVKILNRLSHLRGLMLSALIWGISFALVWLTGNVNNYAFYWGILAVLLGAIALTTYNPAASAFVVDISPESLRGIYFAINSQCWAIGYLIGPPLGGWVLDQGEVYAHNFWLILAFSVAIAIFTLQYLISQE, encoded by the coding sequence ATGAGTAAATTATCATTAAATCCACAGGTTTGGATATTAGCAGGAGGAAGATTATTATTACAATTTGGTACGGGATTTACTTTATTTTATGCTCCGATATTTTTTGTTAATGAGTTGAATTTTTCGCCCACAATGGTGGGTATTGCTCTTGGTAGCTCTTCTGTATCAGGAATTGTAGGAAGGTTTTGGGGAGGTAGTTGGAGTGACTCCCTAAAGTGGGGAAGGAAGAAAACCTTACTTTTATCAGCGTTAATTTCGGCAGTAGCAGATATATTTTTGATTCTCACTCATAACTATCTTTTCCTATTACTGGGTAATTTGTTGATGGGTTTAGGAATAGGTTTATATTGGCCTCCGGCAGAAGCGGCAGTGGCGGATTTAACTACGGAAAAACAGAGAAACTCGGCTTTTGCCTTAAGCCGTTTGGGAGATAATATTGGTTTAGGTTTGGGGGTTGCCGTGGGGGGTTGGTTAATTGCCCTTACTAATAATTATCGCTTGTTATTTATTATTGATGGTTTTTCTTTTATTTTATTTTATTTAGTTATTAAGTTTACTATTAAGGAGAGTTATCACGGAGGAAAAGAGGGAGATGAGGATAATTGGCAAAATTGGCAGAAGGCTTTGAAAGATAAAAGATTATGGGTTTTTTGTTTTATTAATATTCTGTTTACTACTTATATTTCTCAAATTCAGTCCACTTTACCTCTATACTTGACTAATTTTACCAACAGTAATCAATTTTCTATTACTAATCTTAGTGGTTTATTTAGTTTACATATTGCTTTTGCCGCTTTGTTTCAATTACCTGTGGTGAAAATTCTTAATCGTCTTAGCCATCTTCGTGGTTTAATGTTGTCAGCTTTAATTTGGGGCATTAGTTTTGCTCTAGTATGGTTGACGGGAAATGTAAATAATTATGCTTTTTATTGGGGTATATTAGCGGTTTTATTAGGTGCGATCGCACTTACTACTTATAATCCTGCGGCTTCTGCTTTTGTGGTGGATATATCTCCTGAATCTTTACGAGGAATTTATTTTGCTATTAATTCTCAGTGTTGGGCAATCGGTTATTTAATTGGCCCTCCTTTAGGGGGTTGGGTTTTAGATCAAGGAGAGGTTTATGCTCACAATTTTTGGTTGATTCTAGCATTTAGTGTTGCGATCGCAATTTTCACTTTACAATATTTAATCTCTCAAGAATAA
- the gloB gene encoding hydroxyacylglutathione hydrolase: protein MNIIRIPVLTDNYVFLICDRNTNEIAVVDPAVSEPVLAEIEKLGGKLTAILNTHHHLDHVGGNKELLQHFPEAIVYGGKKDKGRIPRQDVFLEDGDAIEFAGRKAHVYFVPGHTFAHIAYYFPPINESESGELFCGDTLFAGGCGRLFEGTPANMVESLSKLRQLPESTRVWCAHEYTLSNLKFALTVDQNNPHLHKRYKDVQEARQNNIATVPSTIGMEKLTNPFMRWDDPKIKSLMGFEEPERVFARLRGMKDNF, encoded by the coding sequence ATGAATATTATTAGAATTCCTGTTTTAACTGATAATTATGTATTTTTAATTTGCGATCGCAATACTAATGAAATTGCTGTAGTAGATCCTGCGGTATCAGAACCAGTTTTAGCGGAAATAGAAAAATTAGGGGGAAAACTAACTGCAATATTAAACACTCATCATCATTTAGATCATGTGGGGGGAAATAAAGAATTATTACAACATTTTCCCGAAGCAATAGTTTACGGAGGAAAAAAAGATAAAGGTAGAATACCCCGTCAAGATGTATTTCTCGAAGACGGAGATGCGATCGAATTTGCAGGTAGAAAAGCTCATGTTTATTTCGTTCCCGGACATACCTTCGCCCACATTGCTTATTACTTTCCCCCAATCAATGAATCAGAATCAGGAGAATTATTTTGTGGAGATACCTTATTTGCTGGAGGTTGTGGGCGTTTATTTGAAGGAACACCTGCCAACATGGTTGAATCATTAAGTAAACTCCGTCAATTACCTGAAAGCACTAGAGTTTGGTGTGCCCATGAATATACCTTAAGTAATTTAAAATTTGCCCTTACCGTTGATCAAAATAATCCACATCTACATAAACGTTATAAAGATGTTCAAGAAGCAAGACAAAACAATATAGCTACTGTGCCTTCAACTATCGGTATGGAAAAATTAACTAATCCTTTTATGCGTTGGGATGACCCCAAAATTAAATCTCTGATGGGATTTGAAGAGCCTGAAAGAGTATTCGCACGTTTACGAGGAATGAAGGATAATTTTTAA
- the rpsJ gene encoding 30S ribosomal protein S10, translating to MATLQQQKIRIRLKAFDRRLLDTSCTKIVETATRTNAQPIGPIPLPTKRKIYCVLRSPHVDKDSREHFETRTHRRVIDIYQPSSKTIDALMKLDLPAGVDIEVKL from the coding sequence ATGGCAACCTTACAACAACAAAAAATTCGTATTCGTCTCAAAGCGTTTGATCGTCGTTTACTTGATACTTCTTGTACTAAAATTGTAGAAACAGCTACTCGTACCAATGCTCAACCTATTGGGCCTATTCCCTTACCTACAAAGCGTAAAATCTACTGTGTGTTAAGATCTCCTCACGTTGATAAGGATTCCAGAGAACACTTTGAAACTCGTACTCACCGCCGTGTAATTGATATTTATCAACCTTCTTCTAAAACTATCGATGCGTTAATGAAGCTAGATTTACCTGCAGGTGTTGACATTGAAGTAAAACTCTAA